The following coding sequences lie in one Micromonospora sp. R77 genomic window:
- a CDS encoding SRPBCC family protein, producing the protein MILVERSAHVMAPMEVVWDVVQRAEQLPAWLAGVRAAEVLSGEGFGRRQLVQAGRGSAHEAEVIAYQEPTLIGWRERAKGAGARAEARTEIYVQLTPDEEEGGTVVRLIVVRWPAGPVKAALLRLGLRRVGADLEDSLARLTDLAAVG; encoded by the coding sequence ATGATCCTCGTGGAACGCAGTGCCCACGTCATGGCGCCGATGGAAGTGGTCTGGGACGTCGTGCAGCGGGCCGAGCAGTTGCCGGCCTGGCTGGCCGGGGTCCGCGCCGCCGAGGTCCTCTCCGGGGAGGGCTTCGGGCGGCGGCAGCTCGTCCAGGCCGGGCGCGGCTCGGCGCACGAGGCCGAGGTGATCGCCTACCAGGAGCCCACCCTGATCGGCTGGCGCGAGCGGGCCAAGGGGGCCGGTGCCCGCGCCGAGGCGCGCACCGAGATCTACGTGCAGCTCACCCCGGACGAGGAGGAGGGCGGGACCGTCGTGCGGCTCATCGTCGTACGCTGGCCCGCCGGCCCGGTCAAGGCGGCCCTGCTCCGGCTGGGCCTCCGTCGGGTCGGCGCCGACCTGGAGGACTCGCTGGCCCGGCTGACCGACCTGGCCGCCGTCGGTTGA
- a CDS encoding GH1 family beta-glucosidase yields MTTASMPEFPAGFRWGVSTSAYQIEGATGADGRGPSIWDTFAHTPGRIADGSTGDVACDHYHRYAEDVALLAGLGVSAYRFSIAWPRVQPTGTGAADAAGLDFYDRLVDELLRHDVDPVATLFHWDLPQSLQDAGGWLARDTAARFAEYADLVAARLGDRVRLWITLNEPFIHMSLGHGMGVHAPGQVLLFGAFPVAHHQLLAHGLAVSALRARSASPVAIANNYSPVRVLGDSDADRAAGVAYDALHNRLFTDPLLGLGYPEVPGFDAGAVRAGDLDVIAAPVDVLGVNYYSPTGIRAAEADAPLPFEIVPLDGYPRTAFDWPVAPDGLRDLLVGLRGRYGDRLPPIQVTESGCAYDDVPDADGRVHDPERIAYLDGHLRAVREAIDAGVDVTGYFVWSLLDNWEWAEGFTKRFGLVHVDYATQRRTPKSSYTWLRDRIARR; encoded by the coding sequence ATGACCACCGCGTCGATGCCGGAGTTCCCCGCCGGGTTCCGCTGGGGGGTGTCCACCTCCGCCTACCAGATCGAGGGCGCGACCGGCGCCGACGGCCGGGGACCGTCCATCTGGGACACCTTCGCCCACACCCCCGGCCGGATCGCCGACGGCAGCACCGGTGACGTCGCCTGCGACCACTACCACCGGTACGCCGAGGACGTCGCGCTGCTCGCCGGGCTCGGGGTGTCCGCGTACCGGTTCTCGATCGCCTGGCCGCGGGTGCAGCCCACCGGCACCGGGGCGGCCGACGCGGCGGGGCTGGACTTCTATGACCGGCTGGTGGACGAGCTGCTGCGCCACGACGTCGACCCGGTCGCCACGCTCTTCCACTGGGACCTGCCGCAGTCCCTCCAGGACGCGGGCGGCTGGCTCGCCCGGGACACCGCCGCCCGCTTCGCCGAGTACGCCGACCTGGTCGCCGCCCGCCTCGGCGACCGGGTGAGGCTCTGGATCACCCTCAACGAGCCGTTCATCCACATGAGCCTCGGACACGGCATGGGCGTGCACGCCCCCGGTCAGGTGCTGCTCTTCGGCGCCTTCCCGGTGGCCCACCACCAACTGCTCGCCCACGGGCTCGCGGTCTCCGCGCTGCGCGCCCGCAGCGCCAGCCCGGTGGCGATCGCGAACAACTACTCACCGGTGCGGGTGCTCGGTGACTCCGACGCCGACCGGGCCGCCGGGGTGGCGTACGACGCGCTGCACAACCGGCTCTTCACCGATCCGCTGCTCGGGCTCGGCTATCCCGAGGTGCCGGGCTTCGACGCCGGGGCGGTCCGCGCCGGCGACCTGGACGTGATCGCCGCCCCGGTCGACGTCCTCGGGGTCAACTACTACAGCCCCACCGGCATCCGCGCGGCCGAGGCCGACGCCCCGCTGCCGTTCGAGATCGTCCCGCTCGACGGCTACCCGCGGACCGCCTTCGACTGGCCGGTCGCCCCGGACGGGCTGCGCGACCTGCTCGTCGGGCTGCGCGGCCGGTACGGCGACCGGCTGCCACCGATCCAGGTCACCGAGAGCGGCTGCGCGTACGACGACGTGCCGGACGCCGACGGCCGGGTGCACGACCCCGAGCGGATCGCCTACCTGGACGGGCACCTGCGCGCGGTCCGCGAGGCGATCGACGCCGGCGTCGACGTGACCGGCTACTTCGTCTGGTCGCTGCTGGACAACTGGGAGTGGGCCGAGGGGTTCACCAAGCGGTTCGGTCTGGTGCACGTCGACTACGCCACCCAACGGCGTACCCCGAAGTCGTCGTACACCTGGTTGCGCGACCGGATCGCGCGGCGATGA
- a CDS encoding MFS transporter yields MTTVDPTPASLPAALAEPTVPVRRSWIALIFAANLGVWMAFFTPIQVLLPQQIERIAPGDKEAMLAVVTGLGALAAVLANPLAGALSDRTVIRLANRHLGRRHVWTASGAVLGAVALVLLARQDTVAGVAVGWVAAQVCFNAMLASLTAAIPDRVPVAQRGGVSGWVGIPQALGLVVGAVLVTALVRGNAAGYAAIAGVMLLLSLPFALLTADDPLPREHRSALRLRGLLASMWISPRRHPDFAWAWFTRFLVQTGNALGTLYLLYFLTDGVRVADPEGGLLVLILLYTLGMMLTAVVAGRLSDRSGRRKVFVITSGVIMAVAALLLAVAPTWPMAVVAALLLGAGYGVYLAVDAALITQVLPAATDRAKDLGVINIANSAPQVLGPALSAPIVVHLGGYPTLYAVTAAVTLLGSALVLKIRSVP; encoded by the coding sequence ATGACCACGGTGGACCCGACGCCGGCGTCGCTGCCGGCGGCGCTCGCGGAGCCGACCGTGCCGGTGCGGCGCAGCTGGATCGCGCTGATCTTCGCGGCCAACCTGGGCGTCTGGATGGCCTTCTTCACCCCGATCCAGGTGCTGCTGCCGCAGCAGATCGAGCGGATCGCGCCGGGCGACAAGGAGGCCATGCTCGCCGTCGTCACCGGGCTGGGGGCGCTCGCGGCGGTGCTGGCGAACCCGCTGGCCGGGGCGCTGTCCGACCGGACGGTGATCCGGCTGGCCAACCGGCACCTCGGCCGGCGGCACGTGTGGACCGCCTCGGGCGCGGTGCTCGGCGCGGTCGCGCTGGTGCTGCTGGCCCGGCAGGACACCGTCGCCGGGGTGGCCGTCGGCTGGGTGGCCGCGCAGGTCTGCTTCAACGCGATGCTGGCCAGCCTGACCGCCGCCATCCCGGACCGGGTCCCGGTCGCCCAGCGCGGCGGCGTCTCCGGCTGGGTGGGCATCCCGCAGGCGCTCGGCCTGGTGGTCGGTGCCGTCCTGGTCACCGCGCTGGTCCGCGGCAACGCCGCCGGGTACGCCGCGATCGCGGGGGTGATGCTGCTGCTGTCGCTGCCGTTCGCGCTGCTCACCGCCGACGACCCGCTGCCGCGCGAGCACCGGTCGGCGCTGCGGCTGCGCGGGCTGCTCGCCTCGATGTGGATCAGCCCGCGCCGGCACCCGGACTTCGCCTGGGCCTGGTTCACCCGGTTCCTGGTGCAGACCGGCAACGCGCTGGGCACCCTCTACCTGCTGTACTTCCTCACCGACGGGGTGCGGGTGGCCGACCCCGAGGGTGGGCTGCTGGTGCTGATCCTGCTCTACACGCTCGGCATGATGCTCACCGCCGTGGTCGCCGGCCGGCTGTCGGACCGCTCCGGCCGGCGCAAGGTCTTCGTGATCACCTCGGGCGTGATCATGGCGGTGGCGGCGCTGCTGCTCGCCGTGGCGCCGACCTGGCCGATGGCCGTCGTCGCGGCGCTGCTGCTCGGCGCGGGCTACGGCGTCTATCTGGCGGTGGACGCGGCGCTGATCACCCAGGTGCTGCCGGCCGCCACCGACCGGGCCAAGGACCTCGGCGTGATCAACATCGCCAACTCCGCGCCGCAGGTGCTCGGGCCGGCGCTGTCGGCCCCGATCGTGGTCCACCTCGGCGGCTATCCCACCCTCTACGCGGTCACCGCGGCGGTCACCCTGCTCGGCAGCGCCCTGGTTCTCAAGATCCGTTCGGTGCCCTGA
- the gltX gene encoding glutamate--tRNA ligase: protein MTVRVRFAPSPTGMFHVGGARSALQNWIYAKQQGGVFVLRIEDTDAARNSPEWTEGILSALDWIGIERGSYEGPYFQSSYAGEHRAAAQRLHDAGRAYYCDCTREAVQARTGSQYQGYDGFCRDRGLAAGEGRALRFRTPDEGETVVVDLIRGEPTFENKLIEDFVIARGDGSPVFLLANVVDDMTMGITHVIRAEEHLPNTPKQQLLWDALGVKPPIWAHVPVVVNEKRQKLSKRRDKVALEAYRDEGYLAGAMRNYLMLLGWAPSGDREIVPWSVIEDEFRLDEVNPSPAFFDEKKLRAFNGEYIRALPVEEFVAACQPWLTGTDTIAPPPWQPEEFDAAAFAAVAPLAQTRIAVLSEIVPNVDFLFLADPLIDEAAWAKAMKEGAADLLDAAVAAFEALESWDAETLKSTLEAVGAERGLKLGKAQAPVRVAVTGRTVGLPLFESLEVLGRERTLTRLRAARVRLV from the coding sequence GTGACGGTACGTGTACGCTTCGCCCCTTCCCCGACCGGTATGTTCCACGTCGGCGGCGCCCGCTCGGCCCTGCAGAACTGGATCTACGCCAAGCAGCAGGGCGGGGTGTTCGTGCTCCGCATCGAGGACACCGACGCGGCCCGCAACTCCCCCGAGTGGACCGAGGGCATCCTGTCGGCGCTGGACTGGATCGGCATCGAGCGGGGCAGCTACGAGGGCCCGTACTTCCAGTCGTCGTACGCCGGGGAGCACCGGGCCGCCGCACAGCGGCTGCACGACGCCGGCCGGGCGTACTACTGCGACTGCACCCGCGAGGCCGTGCAGGCCCGTACCGGCTCGCAGTACCAGGGCTACGACGGCTTCTGCCGGGACCGGGGGCTCGCCGCCGGCGAGGGGCGGGCACTGCGCTTCCGTACGCCCGACGAGGGCGAGACCGTGGTGGTCGACCTGATCCGTGGCGAGCCGACCTTCGAGAACAAGCTGATCGAGGACTTCGTGATCGCCCGGGGCGACGGGTCGCCGGTCTTTCTGCTGGCCAACGTGGTCGACGACATGACCATGGGGATCACCCACGTGATCCGGGCCGAGGAGCACCTGCCCAACACCCCGAAGCAGCAGCTGCTCTGGGACGCCCTCGGGGTCAAGCCGCCGATCTGGGCGCACGTCCCGGTGGTGGTCAACGAGAAGCGGCAGAAGCTGTCCAAGCGGCGCGACAAGGTCGCCCTGGAGGCGTACCGGGACGAGGGCTACCTCGCCGGCGCGATGCGCAACTATCTGATGCTGCTCGGCTGGGCCCCGTCCGGCGACCGGGAGATCGTGCCCTGGTCGGTGATCGAGGACGAGTTCCGGCTCGACGAGGTGAATCCCTCCCCCGCGTTCTTCGACGAGAAGAAGCTGCGCGCGTTCAACGGGGAGTACATCCGGGCCCTGCCGGTGGAGGAGTTCGTCGCCGCCTGCCAGCCGTGGCTGACCGGCACCGACACCATCGCCCCGCCGCCGTGGCAGCCGGAGGAGTTCGACGCCGCCGCGTTCGCCGCGGTCGCGCCGCTCGCCCAGACCCGGATCGCGGTGCTCAGCGAGATCGTGCCGAACGTCGACTTCCTCTTCCTGGCCGACCCGCTGATCGACGAGGCGGCCTGGGCCAAGGCGATGAAGGAGGGCGCCGCCGACCTGCTGGACGCGGCGGTCGCCGCCTTCGAGGCGCTGGAGTCCTGGGACGCCGAGACGCTGAAGTCCACCCTGGAGGCGGTCGGCGCGGAGCGTGGTCTGAAGCTCGGCAAGGCGCAGGCCCCGGTCCGGGTGGCGGTCACCGGCCGTACCGTCGGGCTGCCGCTCTTCGAGTCCCTCGAGGTGCTCGGCCGCGAGCGCACCCTGACCCGGCTGCGCGCCGCCCGGGTGCGCCTGGTCTGA
- a CDS encoding copper resistance CopC family protein, producing the protein MAIGVSLALPAVPAAAHNSLTGSDPKNGARLATAPKRIELRFLATPSPDTTRITVTGPDRATASGAPTFAGNRVSVPFVAGPPGVYTVAYQVGSTDGHPVRGQLTFTLTAGASATASPSAPATSPSSASVAPTSAPATSAAARPTPAASPTGDAGRTGWWWALGVVVLVVALGAGLLLRRRRR; encoded by the coding sequence GTGGCGATCGGCGTGTCACTGGCGTTGCCGGCCGTGCCGGCGGCGGCGCACAACTCGCTGACCGGCAGTGATCCGAAGAACGGGGCCCGGCTGGCGACCGCCCCGAAGCGGATCGAGCTCCGTTTCCTCGCCACGCCCTCCCCGGATACGACGAGGATCACAGTCACCGGGCCGGACCGTGCCACGGCCTCCGGTGCGCCGACCTTCGCCGGTAACCGGGTGAGCGTGCCCTTCGTGGCGGGTCCGCCCGGCGTCTACACGGTCGCGTACCAGGTCGGCTCGACCGACGGGCACCCGGTGCGGGGGCAGCTGACCTTCACCCTGACCGCCGGGGCGTCCGCGACCGCCTCGCCGAGCGCCCCGGCGACCAGCCCGTCGTCGGCCAGCGTCGCGCCCACCAGCGCGCCGGCCACCTCGGCCGCCGCCCGCCCGACGCCCGCCGCTTCGCCGACGGGTGACGCCGGGCGTACCGGATGGTGGTGGGCGCTCGGCGTGGTGGTCCTGGTCGTCGCGCTGGGTGCGGGGTTGCTCCTGCGGCGCCGCCGCCGCTGA
- a CDS encoding NADP-dependent oxidoreductase has product MKAIAIDAYGPAETLTLRELPDPPVGPDTVLVRVRAAGVNPVDWKVRDGHLAGALPTHFPLVPGWDAAGVVEAVGPAVTGFAVGDEVIGYVRRDDVQHGTYAELVPAPERTLADKPVQASWVEAGGLPLAGLTAYQALQLARTGAGDTVLVHGAAGGVGHLAVQVARALGADRVIGTASEANHDFVRSLGAEPVSYGDGLLDRVRAVAPDGVDVALDLFGGDALDVSAELLTRPARLVSTADPEHVTRLGGSYLFVKPSTADLSMLAGLVDAGRLTVHVARTFPLAEAGPAQRLVAEGHVRGKVVLEV; this is encoded by the coding sequence GTGAAGGCGATCGCGATCGACGCGTACGGCCCGGCCGAGACACTCACCCTCCGGGAGTTGCCGGACCCGCCGGTCGGCCCGGACACCGTGCTGGTGCGGGTCCGCGCCGCCGGGGTCAACCCGGTCGACTGGAAGGTGCGCGACGGGCACCTGGCCGGTGCGCTGCCGACCCATTTCCCGCTGGTGCCCGGCTGGGACGCCGCGGGGGTCGTGGAAGCCGTCGGGCCGGCGGTCACCGGCTTCGCGGTGGGGGACGAGGTGATCGGTTACGTCCGGCGCGACGACGTCCAGCACGGCACGTACGCGGAGCTGGTGCCGGCCCCGGAGCGGACCCTGGCGGACAAGCCGGTGCAGGCGTCCTGGGTCGAGGCGGGTGGGCTGCCGCTGGCCGGACTGACCGCGTACCAGGCGTTGCAGTTGGCGCGCACCGGAGCGGGGGACACCGTGCTGGTGCACGGGGCCGCCGGCGGGGTGGGCCACCTGGCGGTGCAGGTGGCCCGGGCGCTCGGCGCGGACCGGGTGATCGGCACGGCGAGCGAGGCCAACCACGACTTCGTCCGGTCGTTGGGCGCCGAACCGGTCAGCTACGGCGACGGCCTGCTGGACCGGGTCCGCGCGGTCGCGCCCGACGGGGTGGACGTGGCGCTGGACCTGTTCGGCGGCGACGCGCTGGACGTGTCGGCCGAGCTGCTGACCCGCCCGGCCCGGCTGGTCTCGACCGCCGACCCGGAGCACGTCACCCGGCTGGGCGGCAGCTATCTGTTCGTCAAGCCGTCCACCGCCGACCTGAGCATGCTGGCCGGACTGGTCGACGCCGGCCGGCTCACGGTGCACGTGGCCCGGACGTTCCCGCTGGCCGAGGCGGGCCCGGCGCAGCGGTTGGTGGCGGAGGGGCACGTCCGGGGCAAGGTCGTGCTGGAGGTGTGA
- a CDS encoding orotate phosphoribosyltransferase encodes MDTATDHGTAALARDIDATCRLTGRFVLRSGRVADEYFDKYRFEADPVLLDRVAAGLAALVPPGTEVLAGLEMGGIPVVTALARHVGLPCAFVRKTAKPYGTARLAEGAEVAGRRVLVVEDVVTSGGQVVISTGQLRELGARIDHALCVIDRAEGGGEALAGHGITLRALLTRADLEAHRAG; translated from the coding sequence ATCGACACCGCCACCGACCACGGGACCGCCGCGCTGGCCCGCGACATCGACGCCACCTGCCGGCTGACCGGACGTTTCGTACTGCGCTCCGGCCGGGTGGCCGACGAGTACTTCGACAAGTACCGGTTCGAGGCCGACCCGGTGCTGCTGGACCGGGTCGCGGCCGGCCTGGCCGCGCTCGTCCCGCCCGGCACCGAGGTGCTGGCCGGCCTGGAGATGGGGGGCATCCCCGTCGTCACCGCGCTGGCCCGGCACGTCGGCCTGCCGTGCGCCTTCGTCCGCAAGACCGCCAAGCCGTACGGCACCGCCCGGCTCGCCGAGGGGGCCGAGGTGGCGGGCCGGCGGGTGCTGGTGGTGGAGGACGTGGTCACCTCCGGCGGCCAGGTGGTCATCTCCACCGGCCAGCTCCGCGAGCTGGGCGCCCGCATCGACCACGCGCTCTGCGTGATCGACCGCGCCGAGGGCGGTGGCGAGGCGCTCGCCGGGCACGGCATCACGCTGCGTGCCCTGCTCACCCGGGCCGACCTGGAGGCGCACCGGGCCGGCTGA